AGCGGCCGAGACGGCCGGCGAGGCGAGCGTAACGGGCAACGCCCACCGGCAGAGGCACGAACGGACGAACGGCCGGACGACGTGGGCGCTCCGCGCGTCGCGCCGGAAGAGGAGGCCGGCCTGCGCGCTGCGGCAGAGGAGCGAGAGGTCGGGACCGACGCCGGGAGAAAGACGCGTCGCAGCCGCAGCCGGAGCGGCGCCGACGACCGTGACGCCATCGTCACGAGCGAGGGGGACGTGGAGTACTACGAGACCCTGGACGGCCCCACGCGCGAGGGACAGGGCTCGGCCCGAGGCGAAACGGAGCCCCCGGAGGTCGAAGACGCCAACGTCGTCAGGCTGTTCCTCAATCTCGGTCGGCGCCAAGGCGTTCGCGCCGATGAGCTGTCGCGTTTCATCGTGTCCGACGGACAGCTGGAGGCTGCGGAGATAGTCCGCGTGGACGTTCGGGACCGGTACACCTTCGTCAACGTGGTTCCAGACGCCGCCGACCGCGTCCTCGAGCGGGTGAGCGGCAAGACCCTCAACGACCGCACGTTGCGCGTCGAACGCGCGAAGAGCTAAACCCCCCCGACGCACGACGGGCCTCGCCGCACGCCACGGCGCGCGGTGGGCCCCTACTCGAACGGATTCATCAGGTCGTTGGTGCGCTTGATCCCCTCGCCTGTCCCCGGCTTGGGGTCGGTCGAGGGCGTGCTGGGGCGCGTCTTCTGGCGGCCGGGATCCCGCGGGCGCGTGCGCCCCGAGTGTTTCTCCTCGGCCAGCGTCGGCGCGATCGTCTTCCCGCGGTCGGCGAGCGCCACGACGACTTTCCGCTCGAGGTAGCCCTTCTTGCGCAGCGTCAGCATGATACTCCGCGCCCCCTCGGTGAGCGGAAGGCGCACGAGCTTCGGCGTCAGACCCAGGCTCGTCTCACCCATGTAGATCTCCGCCTGCTGCGGAGTGGAGTCGACCGTGACATCCAGGGTCTTTTCCGAGGGCACCACCGCTGCGCGTGCGTCGGCGTGTCCAGACGCGACGGCAGTGCCGCTTCCCGGCTCCCGGCCCGCCGCAGCGTCAGCGCGCGAGGCAGACGTCCCCGTGCCCGGTCCGCCGCCCGCTACGCCACGCCCCTCCGGGCCGGCCGATCGCGGCGGCCAGAGCGCCCAGGCCGCGACGCCTCCGCCCAGCACCACGAGGACGCCGAGGATGGCCAGGATCTTTCCGCGGCTCGACGGTACGACCTCCGGCACATCAGTGGTCGTGGCCGGGAGGGCCGGCAGCGATTCCGACGGTGACATGGAGGTGGCCGTGAACAGCGGCGTCATGATCCGCGGAACGGCCTGGCTGTCTCCCGTCGGTCGCGTCATCCGCCCCGAGGCCTGGGCGATCGCGGCGGCCATCTCGGCCATGGAGCGGAAGCGCTCCTCGCGATCCTTGGACATCGCCTTTAGCACGATGGCCTCGACCTCGCCGGGGATGCCGAGGGTAGGCTTCAGCTTGGTGGGCGGGACAGGCTGCTCGAAGATGTGCTTGGTGAGGATGCCCATGAAGGTGTCGGCCTTGAACGGCACCTCACCGGTCAGCATCTCGTACATGATCACGCCCACCGCATAGATGTCCACGCGATGGTCCGGCTTGTGGCCTTGGGCCTGCTCGGGGGACATGTACTCCGGGGTCCCGAAGATCATGCCGGTACGGGTCAACCGTCGCTCGCTGTCCCCCACGCCCGCCACCTTGGCGATGCCGAAGTCGAGCAGCTTGGCGAAGTCACGCCGCCCCTCCCGCTCGATCAGGTAGATGTTCTCGGGCTTCATGTCCCGATGAATGATCTCCTTCGAATGCGCGGCGCCGAGCGCTCTGCAGATCTGCAGCAGGATCGGCTTGGCTCGCGCCCAGGCCATCGGGCCGTCCTTGCGGATCACCTGCGAGAGATCGCGTCCCTCGAGGAACTCCATGGCGAAGAAGACGCTTCCGTCGGGCGTCGTGCCGAAGTCCGTGATGTCGACGATGTTCTCGTGGCCAATTCGCGCCGCGGCCTTGGCCTCCTGGAGGAATCGTTCCTTGAGGTCCTGCTTCCGGGCGTACTCTTGGAGCAGCACCTTGAGGGCCACCTTCTTCTCGATGGCCATGTGCTCCGCCAGATAGACGGTCCCCATTCCTCCTTCGCCCATCTTCTTGAGCACGCGGTAGCGGCCGGCGACGACCTGCCCGACCAGCCCGGGGTCCTCGGCGATCTCACCCAGAATGGAGAGCCCGTGGTCCTCGTTCGGATCGGCGGCGGGCAGAGGACCCACCCCGCTCCCCTCGTGCGGCGGAGCGGAACCGAAGCGCGTCGATTGGCCGCGCGCGGGTCCCGCCAGCTGCGGAGGCCCGTCGTACCCTGAATCCCTGTCCCTGGCCATGTTCGGGCCAATGGTATCACGCCGCCGGGGGGCAAGCCAGCAGGCTGCGGGCGACGCGATGCGGTCCGTGCTAGCGCGCGCGGGCGTCGTACGGGTTGCGCAGCTCGTCGATGCGTGGCCCGCCGTCCGGTGCTCCAAGCCAGAGCCGTCGCGGTCGCACGCGCGACCCCACGCGCGAGAGCACGACCGTGATCACCTGGCTCACCTCGGGACCTAGGACCGGTTGCGCCACCTCGCGATGCCCTCGTAGCCGAAAGACGAAGGTGCGGCGTGTCCCGGGGCGAAGACGTTGCTTCAGAGGCGCAACGCCGAGCGGTCGCCCGCGCTCGAAAACCTGCGCTCCCGCGGGAACGGAGGTCAGCGTGACCTCGACGAACTGCTCCGCCGTCGTCGGACGCTGATCCCCGCGATCGACGCCCGGCGCCCCGTCGCGGAGCTTCGACGCGCCCGCAGCCGCGCCGCCCGCCACGCGCGCATCCCCTTCCGTCGGCAACGTCCCGTCGCGCTCCACGGGGCGTCGCTGCCGCGCCCAGACCAGGAGCCCACCGAGAACGAGCAGGAAAACCGTGCCGAGCAGAATCCCCGCCGCGAGCCCCTTCTTCCCCTTTCGCTCGCGGTAGGGCGAGACTCCCTCGGTCGTGTCGCCGTGCGCCCTCGGCGGCGGCAACGGACGCCCCACGGGCACGCTCCCGCTCGCGGGTGAAGTCTCGGGCGGCACGGGCGGCGAGGGCGGAAGAACGAGGAGCCCCGTCTGACCCGGCGGAAAAGTCGCGTCCGGAGGGATATCGACGCGCACCGGGGCGCACTCCTGCAGCGCAGCCGCCAGCGCCGCCACGGAGGAGTACCGGTCACCCGGATCCTTCGCGAGGGCGGTGAGGATGAGCCGCTCGACCGGCTCCGGGATGTTGAGGTCGGGGCGAAGCTCGCGCGGGCGAAGCGGCGCCTCGAAGAGGTGCTTGGTGAGCGTCCCCATGAACGTATCAGCGGTGAAAGGAACCTCGCCCGTGACCATCTCGTAGATGATGCACCCCAGCGAATAGACGTCTCCTCGGTGGTCGGCATCCTGGCCGGCCGCCTGCTCGGGGGACATGTACTGCGGCGTCCCGAAGATGCTCCCCACCTTCGTGAGGCGCGTCCCGGGTCCCCAGCTGATCTTCGCGATGCCGAAGTCCAGGATCTTGACGAAGTCCTGCCGAACTCCCCCCGCCTCGTCGAGGATCGCCGAGTTCGATGGGTTGATGATGAACACGTTCTCGGGCTTCAGGTCGCGGTGGACGATCCCCTTGGCGTGCGCCGCGCCGAGCCCGTTGCAGATCTGAGTCGCGAGGTCGACCACGCGCTCCAGCGGGAGGACCTTCTGCTCGCGGATCTCGCGCGCCAGCGTGGTGCCGACGAGGTACTCCATCACGAAGTAGATGTGGCCGTCTGCGAGCCGGCCGAAGTCCGTCACGTCCACGATGTTCGGATGGCCGATACGCGAGGCGGCCCTCGCCTCGCGGATGAAGCGCTCAACCAGCCCCGGGTCGCGGCAATACTCGTGGCGCAGGATCTTGATCGCGACGGGCTTGTCGATCACCACGTGGCGGGCGGCGTAGACCATGCCCATGCCGCCCTGGCCCAGCCTGTCCTCGACCTGATAACGCTCGTCCAGGACCTTGCCGATGAAACGATCTGCCTCGGGATCCTCGTGCGCGAAGAGATCCTCCAGATGGTGGCCATCGTGCGGACAGAAGTTCGCCCCCGGGGGAAATGGCGCTCGGCAACGGGGACAGACACGCATCGCAGCAACCCTGGAGAGGCTCAGACGGGACGACGCGAAACAGCGGCGGCAATGGCAGGAACGGGATCGTTCACTCGCTGATGGTGCCCGCTTCGCCCCTCTGGTTCAACTTCCGGCCTCAATTGCAGGAGGGTCTCGCGCCCGCAGGATCCTTCGCCCCCGCCAGGGGGAGGAGCTTCCTCAGGTACTGGAACTCGTCCGCGCAGAACATCGCGGGCCCCTTCCCGTCCAGCTCCGCACGCTCGTCGAAGGGCCGCGCACCGCCGGCGTCCATGAGCCGGTTGGGGAGATCACCGGGGTTGTGGAAGGTGTCCGAAGCTCCGTAGGGATCCGCCAACCCGAAGGAGTGCCCCAGCTCGTGGGACGCGGTGGACCCGATGAGGTTTCCGAGCACGTGGATCGCGCAGGCCGCCTGGAGCGGGCGTCCTTGCGCGGGGCAGCCCCTCGCGTCCGGTAGTCTCGGCGTACCGAGCGTCTCCCCGGAGGTCAGCTCCGAACCCCCCACGTCGGGACGGAATACGTCGAAGAGGCGGTCGAAAACGGGGCTGGCGAGCGGCGAGGCCGTAAGCCCCGGCGGAGGGTGCGTGGAGAAGCCCAGCATCGACTCGG
This window of the Deltaproteobacteria bacterium genome carries:
- a CDS encoding DbpA RNA binding domain-containing protein, coding for MGAPRVAPEEEAGLRAAAEEREVGTDAGRKTRRSRSRSGADDRDAIVTSEGDVEYYETLDGPTREGQGSARGETEPPEVEDANVVRLFLNLGRRQGVRADELSRFIVSDGQLEAAEIVRVDVRDRYTFVNVVPDAADRVLERVSGKTLNDRTLRVERAKS
- a CDS encoding serine/threonine protein kinase, with product MGPLPAADPNEDHGLSILGEIAEDPGLVGQVVAGRYRVLKKMGEGGMGTVYLAEHMAIEKKVALKVLLQEYARKQDLKERFLQEAKAAARIGHENIVDITDFGTTPDGSVFFAMEFLEGRDLSQVIRKDGPMAWARAKPILLQICRALGAAHSKEIIHRDMKPENIYLIEREGRRDFAKLLDFGIAKVAGVGDSERRLTRTGMIFGTPEYMSPEQAQGHKPDHRVDIYAVGVIMYEMLTGEVPFKADTFMGILTKHIFEQPVPPTKLKPTLGIPGEVEAIVLKAMSKDREERFRSMAEMAAAIAQASGRMTRPTGDSQAVPRIMTPLFTATSMSPSESLPALPATTTDVPEVVPSSRGKILAILGVLVVLGGGVAAWALWPPRSAGPEGRGVAGGGPGTGTSASRADAAAGREPGSGTAVASGHADARAAVVPSEKTLDVTVDSTPQQAEIYMGETSLGLTPKLVRLPLTEGARSIMLTLRKKGYLERKVVVALADRGKTIAPTLAEEKHSGRTRPRDPGRQKTRPSTPSTDPKPGTGEGIKRTNDLMNPFE
- a CDS encoding protein kinase, whose amino-acid sequence is MRVCPRCRAPFPPGANFCPHDGHHLEDLFAHEDPEADRFIGKVLDERYQVEDRLGQGGMGMVYAARHVVIDKPVAIKILRHEYCRDPGLVERFIREARAASRIGHPNIVDVTDFGRLADGHIYFVMEYLVGTTLAREIREQKVLPLERVVDLATQICNGLGAAHAKGIVHRDLKPENVFIINPSNSAILDEAGGVRQDFVKILDFGIAKISWGPGTRLTKVGSIFGTPQYMSPEQAAGQDADHRGDVYSLGCIIYEMVTGEVPFTADTFMGTLTKHLFEAPLRPRELRPDLNIPEPVERLILTALAKDPGDRYSSVAALAAALQECAPVRVDIPPDATFPPGQTGLLVLPPSPPVPPETSPASGSVPVGRPLPPPRAHGDTTEGVSPYRERKGKKGLAAGILLGTVFLLVLGGLLVWARQRRPVERDGTLPTEGDARVAGGAAAGASKLRDGAPGVDRGDQRPTTAEQFVEVTLTSVPAGAQVFERGRPLGVAPLKQRLRPGTRRTFVFRLRGHREVAQPVLGPEVSQVITVVLSRVGSRVRPRRLWLGAPDGGPRIDELRNPYDARAR